tctgatatctaaactacattttgtagatagaattaatttattcttggtgtcatgcgttggacattacatctttctaactcttagacacgttatcgtctattaaaattcaaaacttatatccattacgtttacaaataattcccaacttgttatggtttaattttcattatatgtcccctttgagagcccataaactgagaggaccggaagctcagtggattcatGGATGTaatccttaaatctgcgttggtgctggcgatgtattattaggagcgtccaggatgttgcgaaccaaggaccaaaacaagcaggttcgtagtttctgaaattaataatatgtttaaaataagtacatccgttttattgataatcgaaattaaattcaatcgacataagatattaatcaaacaattatagacaaataattcgcaatataaattgtaaacaaatggccgataaatatgcataaaaataatatgttgctatgttgaacatttaatttgctgcataaaaacatttatcatgttgaatatatatggttaacttccatctgatatctaatctacattttgtagatagaattaatttattcttggtgtcatgcgttggacattacatctttctaactcttagacacgttatcgtctattaaaattcaaaacttatatccattacgtttacaaataattcccaactttcattatatgtcccctttgagagcccataaactagagaggaccggaagctcagtggatgtaattccttaaatctgcgttggtgctggcgatgtattattaggagcgtccaggatgttgtgaaccaaggaccaaaacaagtcaggttcgtagtttcagaaattaataatatgtttaaaataagtacatccgttttattgataatcgaaattaaattaaatcgacattagatattaatcaaacaattatagacaaataattcgcaatataaattgtatacaaatggccgataaatatgcataaaaataatatgttgctatgttgaacatttaatttgctgcataaaaacatttatcatgttgaatatatatggttaacttccatctgatatctaaactacattttgtagatagaattaatttattcttggtgtcatgcgttggacattacatctttctaactcttagacacgttatcgtctattaaaattcaaaacttatatccattacgtttacaaataattcccaacttgttatggtttaattttcattatatgtcccctttgagagcccacaaactaattaattacttaaatctgcgttggtgctggcgatgtatttttaggagcgtcaaggatgttcTGAACCaaagaccaaaacaaggcaggtttctagtttaagaaattaataatatgttcaaaataagtacatccgttttttggataatcgaaattaaattcaatcgacattagatattaatcaaacaattatcgacaaatagttcgcaatatgaattcgcaatataaattgtaagcaaatggccgataaatatgcataaaaataatgtgcaatgttgatcatttaatttgctgcataaaaacatttatcatgttgaatatttattgttgacttccatctaataactaaactacattttgtatatagaattaatttattcctGGTGTCATgcgttggacattacatctttctaactcttagacacgttatcgtctattaaaattcaaaacttatatccattacgtttacaaataattcccaacttgttatggtttaattttcattatatgtcccctttgagagcccataaactagagaggaccggaagctccgtggattcagtggatgaaatgcttaaatctgcgttggtgctgacgatgtattattaggaccgtccaggatgttgtgaaccaaggaccaaaacaaggcaggttcgtagtttcaaaaattaataatatgtttaaaataagtacatccgttttattgataatcgaaattaaattcaatcgacattagatattaatcaaacaattatagacaaataatttgcaatatgaattgtaaacaaatggccgataaatatgcataaaaaaaatgtgcaatgttgatcatttaatttgctgcataaaaacatttatcatgttgaatatttattgttgacttccgtctaataactaaactacattttgtatatagaattaatttattcttggtgtcatgcattggacattacatctttcaaactcttggacacgttatcgtttattacaattcaaaacttatatcatttacgcttacaaataatttccaacttgttatggtttaattttcattatatgtcccctttgagagcccacaaactaattaattacttaaatctgcgttggtgctggcgatgtatttttggAAGCGTCAAGGATGTTCTGAACCaaagaccaaaacaaggcaggtttctagtttaagaaattaataatatgttcaaaataagtacattcgtttttttgataatcgaaattaaattcaatcgacattagatattaatcaaacaattatagacaaataattcgcaatattaattcgcaatatgaattgtaaacaaatggccgataaatatgcataaaaataatatgttgctatgttgaacatttaatttgctgcataaaaacatttatcatgttgaatatttatggttaacttccatatgatatctaaactacattttgtagatagaattaatttattcttggtgtcatgcattggacattacatctttctaactcttagacacgttatcgtatattaaaattcataacttatatccattacgcttacaaataattcccaacttgttatggtttaattttcattatatgtcccctttgagagcccacaaactaattaattacttaaatctgcgttggtgctgccgatgtatttttaggagcgtcaaggatgttctgaaccaaggaccaaaacaaggcaggtttttagtttaagaaattaataatatgttcaaattaagtacatccgtttttttgataatcgaaattaaattcaatcgacattagacattaatcaaacaattatcgacaaatagttcgcaatatgaattcgcaatataaattgaaagcaaatggccgataaatatgcataaaaatgatgtgcaatgttgatcatttaatttgctgcataaaaacatttatcatgttgaatatttattgttgacttccatctaataactaaactacattttgtatatagaattaatttattcttggtgtcatgcattggacattacatctttctaactcttggacacgttatcgtttattacaattcaaaacttatatcaattacgcttacaaataatttccaacttgttatggtttaattttcattatatgtcccctttgagagcccataaactaattaattacttaaatctgcgttggtgctggcgatgtatttttaggagcgtcaaggatgttgtgaaccaaggaccaaaacaaggcgggtttgtagtttgtagttaatatgtttaaaataagtacatccgtttttttgataatcgaaattaaattcaatcgacattagatattaatcaaacaattatcgacaaataattcgcaatataaattgtaagcaAATGGCggataaatatgcataaaaataatgtgcaatgttgattgtggcgaccggcgttgccaacAACCAAGCATCGGGAGAGCAGCGACGGGAGAGACACTACCGATTGCCTAGTGTCTGAGTGAGAGAATGTATTACTCCTGAGCGGACTGCCAAGCAGCGTGGATGTGCGAATACCATAGATCTGAATAAACGAactgaatatatataactataaatCATAACGCGTGTTACTCTTAGTAAGCGGGTCATTACATTGGCGACGAGTGGAAAAATCGGtaaatgataatgataataacTAAAACTTTGGTAAATTTGATGAATTAGGAAAAAGGCGCGAAATTACGGTAAAGGAGTGGCGTGATATAGgctgtgcgtgagtgtgtgtgtgatggaACGTGCCTACCGgcatataaattaatatgttcCTCCGTCGTGGTTGGTCCTATGGCCTCCTGACGTGCGGATATTCCTTCCCGTGGGATCCGGAACGATGCTGCCACCAGGGATTTATATCTTCTTACGAAGTTTAGGTTGGAGGGCGTGACTTTGCCCTCTTTGTCGATCGCTGGCCTTTTGGCTCAGCGAGagtattcaaataataaaatgatattttacGGCTGCGTGCCGGAGTAAATAGCTGCTCTTCATTAAAGCTCTGGCTTAAGACTGAATACAAAAGAATATGAAAGTGTGGATCTACTCTGGCTCCAATGCATCACGCCATAAACCCATGGTCGGCAAGCCGACTCAGCATTTATGCAACATAGCTCGATACCCCGGATAAGGGGTGTccgtttgctgttgctgacCGTTCGTAGCGCGGAGCTCTGAACTCGGTTGGGGCGCGTCAGCATTGTTTATATGAAGTACTAGTGTTTGTGTATTGGTGACAAAAGTGTTGGTACTATTAGTTGTTaacttatacatacataaaaatgTGGAAAGAGGAGAGAAGGAATAAGCTGCGTGAGTGCAGATTGCACGTTGCCAACATAAAATGACGTTAAGCACAAAGCGGAATGAGTAATTTTATATGCACAATTTTTCGCTCACTCTCATCCAACACACATGCACTCCGACAGATAGGCTGAGTGAAGAGATTACTCTTCGCAGGCTTAAGAGAAAGTGAGTTAGAGAGACACTCTCTAGCAACCAGGATATAAGAAAAATAACCAATAAGAGTAATACTCTTTACAAGCTTAAAAGGTGAGCTGGAGAGAAATTTCTCTAGCAACCAAAGAGTTGCAAGGGCCGAGTACGCATTATAAGCTTTAAGAGAGGAGCCGAGTAGTGGTACAAGCCAAAGCATATTttgagaaaaaaagaaaagaaacagaacacgaaatatataaataaataaatattttaataattaaaaaaaaaatgtaatttaaaaaaaaataaaaacggaggaaaaaggaaaaatattacAAGCTTTTAAGAAAGAGCTGGGTAATCGGTTTgaattgcaaacaaaaaggTTAAAGGTCGGGTGGAGCAGTATTCTCTCGACAAGCCAAAAGAattcataaaatttaaaaggaaaaacggaAACAACAAAACCTCAAATGTAAATGGTCGTAAATCTAATAATGTCTTTCGTCGTAAACTCCAATTCTAGGTCCCGTATTGAAAATGACCGACAGTGTCATTAAACCGTTTCTGTGCGAGGTGATCGACAAGGCGATCCTTCGAAATGAATGGGAGAAGTAGTTGAGGGCATTTACAATATACCTCGAGTCCGAGGGTATTGATACCTAGAAGCAGAAGAGGAGTAAGCTACTGCTTTTGGGAGGAGTCCAGCTACAGTCAGTAGTATACTCTCTACCTGGTGCGCTGGTGGAGCCCAGCGACGGAAATAAAGAAGACATCTATAAAATCCTCATCGaccatttaaataaacacttcTCACCGAAGCAGAACTCAACGTTTGAAAGACATCTATTCAGAGGCCTGACACCGTTGGACACAGAAAGCTTTGGTGATTTCATGCTGCGACTCCGCCAACAAATGCAACAATGTGCATTCGGATCCTTAAAAGCGGAGATTGAGAATATATGTCTAAAGGATAAAATCATAGATGTGTGGGCACCTCTAGACCTCAAGAAAAGACTTCTGGGAAAGGAGTATTCACTAGAGGAAGTGATCGAAGCATGTCAGGTTGAGGAGCAGATCAACAAAGAATCAAAAGAAATGACATCAAGACCAATTGCGGAACCCATCCGTAAAATTACACATCGTGGTTTTAAACAGAGTGGGGAGTGCCCCAGATGTGGAAAATtctgacacacacacaacgaCCCATCATGTCCGGCAAGAAATGTGACTTGCAATAAATGCTCGAAGTCTGGACACTTTGCCAGGAAGTGCCGAACTAACTTGAACGGCCGATTCCTTAAGTCCCAAAGGAATAACCTGAAATGGCCTTGCACGTATATTCGCTCTGTCGAAGAGGAGGCCACCAGCTCCAAACTCAAAAAGGGCGAGGAACATTGCTTTAAAGTGTCAAGCGAAGATGAAGAGGAGTTCATACGATGCCGAGTGGGAGGCCGTGAAATTTCTTTGATTATTGACTCGGTGTGCAAGTTTAACCTTATCAGCCACGCGGACTGGTCTCTGCTAGTGAAGAGAAAAGCCACAGTCTTTAACGTAAGAACTCATACAGAAAAGCAATTCCGAGCCTATGCCTCTAATAAATTACTACGAGTAATGTATATTTTCGAGGCCACAATTTCCGTTGAGCCGGGTACCGAAGAGATTGCCTCATTTTACGTGATTGAAAATGGAGAACAATCTCTGCTGGGCCGAGACACGgctataaaattaaaagtccTCCGACTGGGAAGAAACATTAACCGTATTGAGGAAATGGAGCCTTTtccaaaatggaaaaacattGAAGTAAGCCTTTCCATAGATTATGATGTGAAACCCGTTCAACAACCAGTGAGACGAATCCCGGCCGCGCTCGAGGACAAAGTTATGGAAAGACTGGATGAAGCCCTGAGTCGAGATATAATTGAACCAGTCACGGGCCCGAGTGCTTGGATATCTCCCATCGTGCTTGCGTTTAAGGAGAACGGGGACATCCGCTTATGTGTCGACTGGCAAACAAAGCAATCCTACGGGAAAACTACCCATTACCAACTTTCGACTGCTTTATGACCAGACTCAAAGAGGCTAAATTCTTCGCACGCCTAGACCTCAAGGACGCCTATCACCAACTGGCCCTTGATGAATCGAGCCGGGAAATAACAACGTTCATAACTCCAAGGGGACTTTTCCGCTATAAGCGTTTGATGTTTGGAGTAAATTCTGCTCCCGAAATTTTTCAACGCCTTCTCGAGCAGATGCTATCTGCGGTACCTAACGCCATGAACTTCATCGATGATGTCATCATCTTTGGCGCAACTGACCTCGAAATCGACAGCGCCGTAAAAGAAGTATGCCAGATCTGCCAGGAAAATAATGTCCTACTGAATAAAGAAAAGTGCATCTGGAAGACAAGCAAACTAAAATTCCTCGGACATATTTTATCCGACAAGGGAATAGAAGTCTACCCTGAGAAAATTGACGTCATCCGATCTTTCAGAGACCCAAAGAACAAAGAAGAAACGCGGAGCTTCCTCGGTTGGTGACCTACGTCGGAAAGTTCATTCCGGACCTTGCAAGTCATACAGATCCTCTAAGAAAACTGCTGAAAACTGAAAGCAAATTCACCTGGGCGAAGCGAGAAAAATGCTTCAGCAACCTAAAGAATCTCCTATCCAAGTACCAAATTATCATATTTCAATCCAAGGCATCGAACACGGGTGATTGCGGACGCCAGCCCGGTTGCCCTTGGGCCTGTGTTATTGCAATCCAAAGTCGACAACGAACCTTTAATAATTACCTTTGCTAGCAAGGCCCTGTCGGAGGTGGAGAAACGCTACTCCCAATTTTACTACTATCTGGCAGGCCTGCACTTCGAACTCGTAACTGATCACAAGCCCTTGGAAGCCATTTTCAAACCAACATCCAAGCCCCCAGCTCGCATTGAAAGGTGGCTGCTGCGGCTCCAGGCATATACGTTTACCGTTACCTATAAATCCGGAAGAGACAACATATCAGATGCGTTGTCTCGACTCTGTCAACTACCGGCGGTAGAACCAATCGACCACAAGACGGAATACAGCATCCTTCGCGTCGCACAGAGCTCTATCCCAAGATCTATGACAATTCATGAAATAGCAGAGTCTTCCAAGAGGGATGAAGAGATTATGGATGCAATCAGTTGCCTGGAGAACGACTCCTGGAAGCCCCATAGTTCAGTGGGCTTCTACCCGTTTCGGTATGAGCTTTCAGCGGTTGGCTCGCTCCTTTTGAGGGGAAACCGCCTAGTCGTGCCAACATCTCTGAGAGTAAAAATACTGGAGTTAGCCCACGAAGGACATCCCGGCGAGACAGCAATGAAACGCCGCCTGCGATCCAAAGTATGGTGGCCACAAATAGACAGAGACGCAGAAAAGTTTGTCAAAGCTTGCAGAGATTGTTGTCTGGTATCACAAGACATCAGGTCACCCCCTTTTCCCACTGGCCCTTGGATTTGGGTAGCGTCGGATTTACTAGGTCCGCTTCCCAACAATGAATATGTTCTAGTCTTCATTGACTATTTCTCACGATATATGGAGCATAAGTTTCTTAAAACCATATCTTCAACGACCCTGGTAGAGGCAATGAAAGAGATCTGTAGACTGGGATATCCTGAGCACCTACGAACGGATAATGGACGCCAATATGTTAGCGAGGAGTTTTCTAACTACTGCAAAGCGTGCGGCATTAAACAAGTTCGAACCCCACCGTATTGGCCGCAAGCAAACGGGGAAGTTGAAAACATGAACAGAGCCCTTGTAAAACGCTTAAAAATAGCATACGCAAATGGGAAAAACTACAAAGAGGAAATCCAAAAATTCGTTCTTATGTACAACGTAACCCCACATGGAACAACAGGGTCTGCGCCCACAAAGCTGATGTTCAACAGAGTCATCCGTGACAAAATACCGGGCATTGGGGATATCTGCGAGAATACCTTAGACTCTGGAGAGAGAGATAAAGatattattgaaaaaaataaGGGAAAGCAGGCAGCCGACAAAAGAAGAGGGGCAAAGGAAGTCGATATAGAAGTGGGCGACAAGGTGCTTTTGAAAAACGTAGTGTTCCCAAACAAACTTACATCAAACTTCGACAAGACGGAATTTACGGTTTTAGAACGACACAATAATATTGTGGTGATCGAAGGGGGTGGTAGAAAACTAAC
This genomic stretch from Drosophila yakuba strain Tai18E2 unplaced genomic scaffold, Prin_Dyak_Tai18E2_2.1 Segkk16_quiver_pilon_scaf, whole genome shotgun sequence harbors:
- the LOC122319635 gene encoding uncharacterized protein LOC122319635, producing the protein MTDSVIKPFLCEKQKRSKLLLLGGVQLQSVVYSLPGALVEPSDGNKEDIYKILIDHLNKHFSPKQNSTFERHLFRGLTPLDTESFGDFMLRLRQQMQQCAFGSLKAEIENICLKDKIIDVWAPLDLKKRLLGKEYSLEEVIEACQVEEQINKESKEMTSRPIAEPIQEATSSKLKKGEEHCFKVSSEDEEEFIRCRVGGREISLIIDSVCKFNLISHADWSLLVKRKATVFNATISVEPGTEEIASFYVIENGEQSLLGRDTAIKLKVLRLGRNINRIEEMEPFPKWKNIEVSLSIDYDVKPVQQPVRRIPAALEDKVMERLDEALSRDIIEPVTGPSAWISPIVLAFKENGDIRLYLKDAYHQLALDESSREITTFITPRGLFRYKRLMFGVNSAPEIFQRLLEQMLSAVPNAMNFIDDVIIFGATDLEIDSAVKERPKEQRRNAELPRLVTYVGKFIPDLASHTDPLRKLLKTESKFTWAKREKCFSNLKNLLSKYQIIIFQSKASNTVDNEPLIITFASKALSEVEKRYSQFYYYLAGLHFELVTDHKPLEAIFKPTSKPPARIERWLLRLQAYTFTVTYKSGRDNISDALSRLCQLPAVEPIDHKTEYSILRVAQSSIPRSMTIHEIAESSKRDEEIMDAISCLENDSWKPHSSVGFYPFRYELSAVGSLLLRGNRLVVPTSLRVKILELAHEGHPGETAMKRRLRSK